In Sphingobacterium sp. PCS056, the following proteins share a genomic window:
- a CDS encoding carboxypeptidase-like regulatory domain-containing protein, whose product MKAIQLIIVFLLFVQFSLAQTKITGTITDGSGKPVQGVSIKNRSQKGVNTISFADGTFTIPANLKDTIEVSLIGFSPSIFIVNSLDNPNKIKLAENLLEDVIVVASSSRSSWVGATLFYNLDGSNLDNVVGAGKVKLNTVKNLNGPFRLNVIGNISKFSSATNTEKISSDILEISQSTQGLSAGLEPIYLIVNNPQDKIYFNAYGNLLYKLNNFQKVNNSDKDIALSQGRFTLGLEFDGIEFSDGGGLLHFGIEGSLTSFSKDKYNQIFNQQKSSLYTLEMTFIMPLFGKLGLMLNHTITQGIKPVSGVGMVIKN is encoded by the coding sequence ATGAAAGCAATACAACTTATTATAGTATTTTTATTGTTTGTTCAATTTAGCTTAGCGCAAACTAAAATAACAGGAACCATAACCGATGGTTCGGGAAAACCAGTACAGGGTGTTTCTATTAAAAATAGGAGTCAAAAAGGTGTTAATACGATCTCTTTTGCAGATGGGACATTTACAATACCTGCAAATTTAAAAGACACTATCGAAGTTTCTTTGATCGGCTTTAGTCCTTCAATATTTATTGTCAACTCATTAGATAATCCAAATAAAATTAAATTAGCAGAAAACTTACTAGAGGACGTAATTGTTGTGGCAAGCAGCTCTAGATCCAGCTGGGTAGGTGCAACTTTATTTTATAATCTTGATGGATCTAATTTAGATAATGTTGTTGGAGCAGGTAAAGTTAAATTAAATACTGTTAAAAATTTAAATGGACCATTTCGTTTAAATGTTATAGGCAATATATCGAAATTTAGTAGTGCTACAAATACAGAAAAAATATCTAGTGATATATTAGAAATCAGTCAATCAACTCAAGGACTCTCTGCTGGACTTGAACCTATATATTTGATTGTAAATAATCCTCAAGACAAAATATATTTCAATGCATATGGAAACTTATTATATAAACTCAATAATTTTCAAAAAGTAAATAACTCTGATAAGGATATTGCTTTAAGTCAAGGAAGATTTACATTAGGATTAGAATTTGATGGCATAGAATTTTCAGATGGTGGCGGACTGTTGCACTTTGGTATTGAAGGAAGTCTTACATCTTTTAGTAAGGATAAATATAATCAAATTTTTAACCAACAAAAATCTTCACTCTATACGTTAGAGATGACATTTATAATGCCTCTCTTTGGAAAACTTGGTTTGATGCTTAATCATACAATAACACAAGGAATCAAACCTGTGTCTGGAGTTGGAATGGTTATAAAAAACTAA
- a CDS encoding nuclease-related domain-containing protein has product MMNEILDFWPIILLIATIGLVIYLRPVIKGYLGESTIRFILLFLNKKEYKVLNNVRVFHNGIMAQIDHVVVSRFGVFVIETKNYYGWIFGSENAYQWEQVIFNNTYEFYNPIRQNLGHIKALQANLNQYPALDYFPIVVFTRGSKLKVNSSFPVIKYYYLLKTIKSVTEINISEEIRDDIYNLVLKINGNKPLITPKKATDEDYINNNKNICPYCGNTLISKSGKYGKFLGCADYPRCTYTKKIGQNQL; this is encoded by the coding sequence ATGATGAATGAGATTTTAGATTTTTGGCCAATTATACTGCTAATAGCTACAATAGGATTAGTTATATATCTGCGTCCAGTGATTAAAGGCTATCTAGGTGAATCGACGATTCGGTTTATTCTATTGTTCTTAAACAAGAAAGAATATAAGGTACTCAATAATGTTCGAGTCTTTCATAATGGTATAATGGCTCAGATAGACCATGTTGTCGTATCAAGATTTGGTGTATTTGTGATCGAAACTAAAAACTATTATGGTTGGATATTTGGGAGTGAAAATGCTTACCAATGGGAACAAGTTATATTTAATAATACTTACGAATTTTATAATCCGATACGTCAAAACCTGGGGCATATTAAAGCTTTACAGGCTAACCTGAACCAATATCCGGCTCTTGATTATTTTCCGATTGTAGTTTTTACCCGCGGATCTAAACTAAAGGTAAATAGCTCCTTTCCTGTTATAAAATATTATTATTTACTCAAAACGATTAAAAGCGTGACAGAGATAAATATAAGTGAGGAGATTAGGGATGATATCTATAACTTAGTACTTAAAATAAATGGCAACAAACCGCTTATAACACCAAAAAAGGCAACAGATGAAGATTATATTAATAATAATAAAAACATCTGCCCTTATTGTGGTAACACACTAATTTCAAAAAGTGGTAAGTATGGCAAATTTCTTGGTTGCGCAGATTATCCTAGATGTACTTATACTAAGAAGATTGGACAGAATCAGTTGTAA